One Cyprinus carpio isolate SPL01 chromosome B25, ASM1834038v1, whole genome shotgun sequence genomic region harbors:
- the LOC109045422 gene encoding interferon-induced GTP-binding protein Mx3-like: MSTTGKFVKMSSSGFFSFPDQRRDEDSDSSQNESQKMRGEVHTHLEESIRPYIDLIDTLRSVGIHKDLALPTIVVIGDQSSGKSSVLEALSGVALPRGKGIVTRCPLELRLKKVPGVNWKAVLTYKKTDESVNSSHIAGPIKPSKLVVGKVAQSTQNQEKIEFTDPSLVEEHVAAAQNELAGKGVGICDELITLEVMSPDVCDLTLIDLPGIARVPVEGQPEDIGKQIKRLIMKYIKKHETINLVVVPCNTDIATTEALKMAQEVDPEGIRTLAILTKPDLIDKGTEESILAVVHNKVIPLRKGYIMVKCRGQLQIDDKIPLEEAAQMERDFFQNHDYFRYLLKESKASIKSLAVKLTQDLVDHIKKSLPQLHEQIKKQLWNVKKALKDYEDGPPEDLEGAKDFLIKTLNGFNEEIKSLSSGELKLEKNMFAQLRAEFKKWNDYLNSTKTSFNNSNQLSENYRGMELPGFMNYRIFQKILQDHVAKLKDPAMDLLNAIKDIIIKQFTDVVSECFQKYHVLQNITKDKINNIQFTQLEKAEKRISEQFKMENRIYTQDPIFLKFLSEITNETFSEKELPVFDKNCKYSQMLEAYYEIVVQRMADQLPLMINFYMLQETAQLVTTDIMKLVEKPDVHDLLSEDSDVSKRRNDLRARLNRLTSATKAIKKIY; encoded by the exons ATGTCCACTACTGGCAAATTCGTCAAAATGTCCAGTTCAGGTTTTTTCTCATTTCCAGATCAAAGAAGGGATGAAGATAGTGATAGTTCTCAAAATGAAAG TCAGAAAATGAGGGGAGAGGTTCACACTCATTTAGAAGAGAGCATTCGTCCATACATTGATCTGATTGATACTCTGCGGTCAGTTGGCATCCATAAGGACTTGGCATTACCGACTATTGTAGTGATTGGAGACCAGAGTTCTGGAAAAAGCTCTGTGTTGGAAGCACTGTCTGGAGTTGCATTACCAAGAGGGAAAG GAATTGTGACCAGATGTCCATTAGAGTTGAGGTTGAAGAAGGTACCAGGAGTCAACTGGAAGGCTGTTTTAACTTATAAGAAAACAGATGAATCTGTGAATTCCTCACATATTGCAG GTCCTATTAAACCTAGCAAACTGGTGGTTGGAAAGGTAGCACAGTCAACACAAAATCAGGAGAAAATTGAATTTACAGATCCTTCATTAGTTGAAGAACATGTTGCAGCAG CCCAGAATGAGCTGGCAGGAAAAGGGGTAGGAATATGTGATGAGCTCATCACTTTAGAGGTCATGTCACCAGATGTTTGTGACCTCACACTGATTGATCTACCTGGAATTGCCAGAGTCCCAGTAGAAGGACAACCAGAGGATATTGGAAAACAG ATAAAACGTCTGATCATGAAATATATTAAGAAACATGAGACTATAAACCTGGTTGTGGTCCCTTGTAACACTGACATTGCAACAACAGAAGCCTTAAAAATGGCACAAGAAGTAGATCCTGAGGGCATAAGAACTCTCG CCATTTTGACCAAGCCAGACCTCATAGACAAGGGAACAGAGGAGAGCATTCTGGCTGTTGTCCACAACAAAGTGATTCCTCTCCGCAAAGGTTACATCATGGTGAAGTGTAGAGGACAGCTGCAAATTGATGATAAAATTCCTCTGGAGGAGGCAGCACAAATGGAGAGAGATTTCTTCCAAAACCATGATTATTTCAG ATACCTCTTAAAAGAGAGTAAAGCATCTATTAAATCTCTTGCCGTCAAACTGACACAGGATCTTGTTGATCATATCAAA AAATCACTGCCACAGCTCCATGAGCAGATAAAAAAGCAGTTGTGGAATGTGAAGAAAGCACTTAAGGACTATGAGGATGGACCACCAGAAGACCTCGAGGGAGCCAAGGATTTCCTTATTAAA acaTTAAATGGATTTAATGAGGAAATCAAGTCTCTATCATCAGGAGAGCTTAAGTTGGAGAAAAATATGTTTGCCCAGCTTCGTGCTGAATTCAAGAAGTGGAATGATTATCTTAACAGTACAAAGACATCAT TTAACAATTCAAATCAGTTGAGCGAGAATTACAGAGGGATGGAACTGCCTGGCTTCATGAACTACAGAATATTTCAGAAGATTCTGCAGGACCATGTGGCAAAACTTAAGGATCCAGCCATGGATTTACTCAATGCCATAAAAG ACATCATCATTAAGCAATTCACTGATGTGGTGAGTGAGTGTTTCCAGAAGTATCATGTCCTTCAAAACATCACTAAG GACAAAATCAACAACATTCAGTTTACCCAACTAGAAAAGGCGGAGAAGAGAATCTCAGAGcagtttaaaatggaaaacaggatCTACACTCAAGATCCTATTTTCCTGAAGTTCTTGAGTGAGATTACAAACGAGACTTTTTCAGAAAAGGAGTTACCTGTCTTTGACAAAAATTGCAAGTATAGTCAAATGCTGGAGGCGTATTATGAG ATTGTGGTGCAGCGAATGGCTGACCAACTGCCCTTGATGATCAACTTTTACATGTTGCAGGAGACTGCTCAGCTCGTGACTACTGACATAATGAAATTAGTGGAAAAGCCAGATGTGCATGATCTCCTGTCTGAGGACTCTGATGTCAGCAAAAGGCGCAACGACCTAAGAGCTCGTCTGAATCGTTTGACTTCTGCtacaaaagcaattaaaaaaatttattaa